In Oryzias melastigma strain HK-1 linkage group LG10, ASM292280v2, whole genome shotgun sequence, a single window of DNA contains:
- the reep2 gene encoding receptor expression-enhancing protein 2 produces MVSWIISRIVVLAFGTLYPAYSSYKAVKTKNVKEYVKWMMYWIVFALFTTAETATDLLLSWFPFYFELKIAFVIWLLSPYTKGSSVLYRKFVHPTLSNKEKEIDEYIAQAKDKSYETMMRFGKRGLNLAANAAVTAATKGQGVLSDKLRSFSMQDLTLINADDDLVLRPSEVRMRREHTDDMGSGVSTLPRAKSTAARQTRSAAAASLVDDASSQHGSDQSDTRTEHSDDDLGDKASKRNASVKTTKKPAAVKTETQTKTVKKTTKKKTTTSNAETPP; encoded by the exons ATGGTATCCTGGATTATTTCGAGGATAGTCGT cctTGCCTTTGGGACCCTGTACCCAGCATACTCCTCATACAAGGCTGTCAAAACGAAAAACGTGAAGGAATAT gtgaagtGGATGATGTACTGGATAGTGTTTGCGTTGTTCACCACAGCAGAGACGGCCACAGACTTGCTCCTGTCATG GTTTCCATTTTACTTTGAGCTAAAGATTGCCTTTGTAATCTGGCTCCTCTCTCCGTACACGAAAGGCTCCAGCGTCCTCTACCGCAAGTTCGTCCATCCAACTCTCTCCAACAAAGAGAAG GAGATTGATGAGTACATCGCTCAGGCCAAAGACAAGAGTTATGAGACCATGATGAGGTTTGGAAAGCGGGGCCTCAACCTCGCCGCCAATGCTGCCGTCACCGCGGCCACCAAG GGGCAGGGCGTGCTGTCAGACAAGCTGCGGAGTTTTAGCATGCAGGACCTGACACTCATCAACGCCGACGACGACCTGGTCCTGCGCCCCTCCGAGGTCCGCATGAGGCGAGAGCACACGGACGACATGGGCTCAGGGGTCAGCACGCTGCCCAGGGCCAAGAGCACTGCGGCACGCCAGA CTCGCTCGGCGGCAGCTGCGTCTCTGGTGGATGACGCCTCGTCCCAACACGGCTCCGACCAGTCGGACACGAGGACCGAGCATTCAGACGACGATTTAGGAGACAAGGCCTCCAAACGCAACGCCTCCGTGAAGACGACCAAGAAACCCGCAGCAGTGAAGACTGAG ACTCAAACCAAGACGGTGAAGAAGACGACCAAGAAAAAGACCACGACCAGCAACGCGGAGACGCCACCATGA